Proteins encoded by one window of Vampirovibrionales bacterium:
- the topA gene encoding type I DNA topoisomerase, whose protein sequence is MPAPKSKSPRKSPAKTKSAKAAAAGVADREDDAASGSGKSLVIVESPAKAKTLKKILGPNFQIKASVGHIRDLPQKKIGVDVKKDFEPVYEIMPDKADIVADLRSAAARCDTVYLAADPDREGEAIAWHIAALLKDEAKVIRRIEFHEITKNAILEAIQHPRDIDVNRVNAQQARRVLDRLVGYKLSPLLWKKVNKGLSAGRVQSVAVRLICEREAEIEAFIPEEYWTVACQLADAKDDALTFEAELAKVDGKKAALGNQEETDAVVARIKRAALAVSDVRTRESHRKPSPPFITSTLQREAATRYGFSVKKTMQVAQKLYEGIDVGEGPVGLITYMRTDSTRIADEAQAEAKDYILNQYGPSYYPSEPRLYLKKGKGAQDAHEAIRPTAVARKPQAIRDALSDDAYKLYKIIWSRFVASQMESASISTKTLEVDAGGCLLRTSHSHVTFPGYMAAYRGEDDAEGGEESRMPDLKAGDAVSLLNVKPTQHFTEPPPRFNEASLVKTMEELGIGRPSTYAPTIATVQDRGYVLKEDKALKPTPMGKAVNALLVEHFNDIVDVHFTANLETRLDDIADEKQAWKGVVRDFYGPFEATLEKASNEMQRVHVLADGVTCPNCSAPMAIKNSRWGSQFLGCTAYPECKTTLPMTGDKQPAPEDKPSEEPCPTCGALMVIRHGRFGPYLTCKAEGCKTNRPLVVKTGIRCLKCGQGDIVQKKSRYGKVFFGCDQYPKCDYALWNKPTGQTCPQCAAMLVEKNLKKGNFHACSSKECGYSVAIEAPSSAPESEPA, encoded by the coding sequence ATGCCCGCCCCCAAAAGTAAATCTCCCCGAAAGTCCCCCGCCAAGACCAAATCAGCCAAAGCCGCCGCAGCGGGCGTGGCGGATCGCGAGGACGATGCCGCCTCTGGCTCAGGCAAGTCGCTGGTCATCGTTGAGTCGCCCGCCAAAGCCAAGACGCTCAAGAAGATTCTCGGGCCCAATTTCCAGATTAAGGCCAGCGTCGGCCATATTCGCGATTTGCCCCAAAAGAAAATCGGCGTGGACGTCAAGAAAGATTTTGAGCCGGTCTACGAAATCATGCCCGACAAGGCCGATATCGTGGCCGATCTGCGCAGCGCCGCCGCTCGATGCGATACCGTCTACCTGGCGGCTGACCCTGACCGTGAAGGAGAAGCCATCGCCTGGCACATTGCCGCCCTGCTCAAAGACGAAGCCAAGGTGATTCGGCGCATTGAGTTCCACGAAATCACCAAGAACGCGATTCTGGAGGCTATCCAGCATCCGCGCGATATCGACGTCAATCGCGTTAACGCCCAGCAGGCGCGTCGCGTGCTGGACCGCCTGGTCGGCTACAAGCTGAGCCCGCTGCTATGGAAGAAAGTCAATAAGGGACTGTCCGCAGGCCGGGTACAAAGCGTCGCCGTGCGCCTGATTTGTGAGCGCGAAGCCGAGATCGAAGCCTTTATTCCTGAAGAATACTGGACTGTCGCCTGTCAGCTCGCCGACGCCAAAGACGATGCGCTGACGTTTGAAGCCGAACTTGCCAAGGTCGACGGCAAGAAGGCTGCTCTGGGCAACCAGGAAGAGACTGACGCCGTCGTTGCGCGCATTAAACGCGCCGCCCTTGCCGTCAGTGACGTGCGCACGCGCGAATCGCATCGCAAGCCGTCCCCGCCGTTCATTACCAGCACGTTGCAGCGAGAGGCCGCCACCCGTTACGGCTTTTCGGTCAAAAAGACCATGCAGGTCGCGCAGAAGCTGTACGAAGGGATTGACGTGGGCGAAGGGCCAGTCGGTCTGATTACCTATATGAGAACCGACAGCACCCGTATTGCCGATGAGGCGCAGGCTGAGGCCAAAGACTATATTCTGAATCAGTACGGCCCGTCGTATTATCCCAGCGAGCCGAGGCTGTATCTCAAAAAGGGGAAAGGCGCGCAAGACGCCCACGAAGCGATTCGCCCGACCGCAGTGGCGCGTAAGCCCCAAGCCATCCGCGACGCCTTGTCCGATGACGCCTACAAACTCTATAAAATTATCTGGTCGCGCTTTGTGGCCTCTCAAATGGAATCGGCGAGCATCAGCACCAAAACGCTGGAAGTGGACGCCGGGGGCTGTCTGCTGCGCACTTCCCACAGTCATGTTACGTTTCCGGGCTATATGGCGGCGTATCGCGGAGAGGACGACGCAGAAGGCGGCGAAGAAAGCCGGATGCCCGATCTCAAGGCCGGCGATGCCGTGTCGCTCTTGAACGTCAAGCCCACCCAGCACTTCACCGAGCCGCCGCCTCGTTTTAACGAGGCGAGCCTCGTCAAGACCATGGAAGAACTGGGTATCGGACGTCCTTCGACTTATGCGCCGACTATTGCGACCGTGCAGGACCGAGGCTACGTTCTCAAAGAAGACAAGGCCCTGAAGCCCACGCCGATGGGCAAGGCCGTCAATGCCCTGCTGGTTGAGCATTTCAACGATATCGTCGACGTGCATTTCACCGCCAATCTCGAAACCCGTCTCGATGATATCGCCGACGAAAAGCAAGCCTGGAAAGGCGTCGTACGGGATTTCTACGGTCCGTTTGAAGCCACGCTTGAAAAGGCCTCCAACGAGATGCAGCGCGTCCACGTGCTGGCCGACGGCGTGACGTGTCCGAATTGCTCAGCCCCCATGGCGATTAAAAACAGCCGCTGGGGCAGCCAGTTTCTGGGATGCACGGCCTATCCCGAATGCAAAACAACCCTGCCGATGACCGGCGACAAACAGCCCGCGCCCGAAGACAAGCCCTCAGAAGAGCCGTGCCCGACCTGCGGCGCCTTGATGGTGATTCGCCATGGCCGCTTTGGTCCCTATCTCACCTGTAAGGCGGAAGGCTGTAAAACCAATCGTCCGCTGGTGGTCAAAACCGGCATTCGCTGTCTGAAATGCGGGCAAGGCGATATCGTGCAGAAGAAATCGCGTTACGGCAAGGTCTTTTTCGGCTGCGATCAGTATCCCAAGTGTGATTACGCGCTGTGGAACAAGCCCACGGGTCAGACTTGTCCGCAATGCGCTGCGATGCTGGTGGAAAAAAATCTGAAAAAAGGCAATTTCCACGCCTGTTCCAGCAAGGAGTGCGGCTATTCGGTGGCCATTGAGGCCCCCAGCAGCGCCCCGGAATCTGAACCTGCCTAG
- a CDS encoding 8-amino-7-oxononanoate synthase translates to MRDYAQALAQAEAQGLRRRLRKAEDLCHWPRITLDGVPALDLCGNDYLGLAQDARLKQAAAAAALRDGVGARASRLVGGSDAATRALENAVAQFVGAPAALVFSSGYQANVAILQALLEPGDWAFCDRLNHASLNDGVRLSGARFKRYDHLNPDHLHTLLQAAPPEANKWVVTDTIFSMDGDFPDLRALCELAARYNARVMIDEAHANGLFGEARRSGLAEAQGISEEAIAIHMGAFSKALGGAGGFAAGSQTLIDSLIQRARGFIYSTALPPSVIAAAHAGLCIIQEDREPLMRLQSLQAWFTPRLSQTLQPYSLRCDSQTQILPIVLGNQAMAVSQELLKRGYYVQAIRPPTVPVGGERLRLCLSAAHTRDDLEGFLQALDETLAQSRLQAHA, encoded by the coding sequence ATGCGCGATTACGCGCAAGCGCTGGCGCAAGCGGAGGCTCAGGGACTTCGCCGACGGCTGCGTAAAGCCGAAGACCTCTGTCATTGGCCGCGCATCACGCTGGACGGCGTCCCCGCTCTGGATTTGTGCGGCAATGACTACCTGGGCCTGGCTCAAGACGCCCGCCTTAAACAGGCGGCAGCGGCGGCAGCGCTGCGCGACGGGGTCGGGGCGCGCGCATCGCGATTGGTCGGGGGATCAGATGCGGCCACGCGCGCCCTGGAAAACGCAGTGGCGCAATTCGTCGGCGCTCCGGCGGCATTGGTTTTCAGCAGCGGCTATCAGGCGAATGTGGCGATCTTACAAGCGCTTCTTGAGCCGGGCGACTGGGCCTTCTGCGACCGCCTGAACCACGCCAGTCTGAACGATGGCGTGCGCCTGAGCGGCGCTCGTTTCAAGCGTTATGATCATCTGAATCCCGATCATCTACACACCCTGTTGCAAGCGGCGCCTCCAGAGGCCAACAAGTGGGTGGTGACGGATACGATATTTTCGATGGATGGCGACTTCCCGGATCTGCGCGCGCTGTGCGAGCTTGCGGCACGCTATAACGCGCGCGTCATGATTGATGAGGCGCACGCCAATGGCCTGTTTGGCGAGGCGCGCCGCAGCGGGCTGGCAGAAGCGCAGGGCATCAGCGAAGAGGCCATTGCGATTCATATGGGAGCGTTCAGCAAGGCGTTGGGCGGCGCGGGCGGATTCGCCGCCGGGTCGCAAACGCTGATCGATTCCCTGATCCAACGCGCGCGCGGATTCATTTATTCGACAGCCCTTCCCCCCAGCGTGATTGCGGCGGCGCATGCCGGATTATGCATCATTCAGGAGGACCGTGAGCCGTTAATGCGGTTGCAATCGCTTCAAGCGTGGTTTACGCCGCGCTTATCCCAAACACTGCAGCCCTACAGCCTACGCTGCGATTCGCAGACCCAGATTCTGCCCATCGTACTGGGGAATCAAGCGATGGCTGTCTCGCAAGAGCTGTTGAAGCGAGGCTATTATGTGCAGGCGATTCGACCGCCCACGGTGCCCGTCGGCGGCGAACGGCTGCGACTCTGTCTGAGCGCGGCCCATACGCGCGACGATCTCGAGGGATTCCTGCAAGCCCTGGATGAAACCCTCGCGCAATCCCGATTGCAGGCGCACGCATGA
- a CDS encoding YkgJ family cysteine cluster protein, translating to MPSASELTRLRARYRDIFETVRQQLEARLLQERAAFSCQDCGPVADMDAALSQAHPGCGYRPWLKLLPQALQSDIGQDVWRRLQEIEAYKKTFSCHMCGVCCRFASSEFSFEELLGKARQGDGFARQFTSIFLPYESTQAARERFPAMVEDVLSHVAPKEAVYFYHCPYVGEDNRCTIYGRPQRPGICDTYPDTPLTFIYERCAWKPWQDAVGNDALLAHATIELCAYWLARIERILEETAS from the coding sequence ATGCCTTCGGCCTCTGAACTGACGCGCCTGCGCGCGCGCTATCGCGATATTTTCGAGACTGTCCGCCAGCAGCTTGAAGCGCGCCTGCTGCAAGAACGCGCCGCCTTTTCCTGCCAAGACTGCGGGCCTGTAGCGGATATGGACGCCGCGCTGTCACAAGCGCATCCGGGATGTGGCTATCGACCATGGCTGAAACTCCTGCCCCAAGCGCTACAAAGCGATATCGGCCAAGACGTCTGGCGACGGCTTCAAGAAATTGAAGCGTACAAGAAGACCTTTTCATGTCATATGTGCGGCGTGTGCTGTCGTTTCGCCAGTTCAGAATTCTCATTTGAAGAACTGCTCGGCAAGGCGCGCCAAGGCGATGGCTTTGCACGCCAATTTACCAGTATTTTTCTGCCCTATGAGTCGACACAAGCGGCGCGCGAGCGCTTTCCGGCGATGGTAGAAGACGTCCTGTCGCATGTTGCGCCAAAGGAAGCCGTTTATTTCTATCATTGCCCTTATGTCGGCGAAGATAACCGCTGTACGATTTACGGTCGTCCGCAGCGCCCCGGCATTTGCGACACCTACCCGGATACGCCGCTGACGTTTATTTATGAGCGTTGCGCGTGGAAACCCTGGCAAGACGCAGTGGGCAACGATGCGCTGCTCGCCCATGCGACCATCGAGCTTTGCGCCTACTGGCTGGCGCGGATCGAGCGTATTCTGGAGGAGACGGCGTCATGA
- a CDS encoding type 1 glutamine amidotransferase: protein MKVLVLQHVRHEGPAALTQWAQEANIPLSTAFMGENGLVLPDPASLEGLIILGGPMNVDEEAQYPWMTAEKRLIEAALGREVPVLGICLGAQLMADVLGARVGRHVAPEIGWFDVYKTPEAAADARFDHWPDRWTALHWHGDAFEIPAGATHVAQSDACAHQAYLYGENALAFQCHPEVTPQWLAGLTQLEYDALRAQHARYPDSVQSPEAILAQTRYYDPLKALLPRLLDPIFLRRQERHREKKG, encoded by the coding sequence ATGAAGGTTCTCGTACTACAACATGTGCGTCATGAAGGGCCTGCCGCTCTGACGCAATGGGCGCAAGAGGCGAACATCCCGCTTTCCACGGCATTTATGGGCGAAAACGGCCTTGTATTACCAGATCCGGCCTCACTGGAAGGGCTGATCATTCTGGGCGGGCCGATGAATGTGGATGAAGAAGCTCAATATCCCTGGATGACAGCCGAAAAACGGCTGATTGAAGCCGCGCTCGGACGTGAGGTTCCGGTTCTTGGGATTTGTCTGGGGGCGCAATTGATGGCCGACGTACTCGGCGCGCGCGTGGGCCGTCATGTCGCGCCGGAGATCGGGTGGTTCGACGTCTATAAAACGCCTGAGGCCGCGGCAGACGCGCGCTTTGATCATTGGCCCGATCGCTGGACGGCCTTGCACTGGCACGGCGACGCCTTTGAGATTCCAGCGGGGGCGACGCATGTGGCGCAGAGCGACGCCTGCGCGCATCAGGCGTACCTTTACGGGGAGAACGCGTTGGCGTTTCAGTGTCATCCAGAGGTGACGCCCCAATGGCTCGCCGGCCTGACCCAGCTTGAATATGACGCTTTACGGGCGCAACATGCCCGTTACCCTGATTCTGTTCAGTCACCGGAAGCGATTTTGGCGCAAACGCGCTATTATGACCCCTTAAAAGCCTTATTGCCGCGCCTGCTGGATCCCATTTTTCTCAGGCGTCAGGAAAGACATAGAGAGAAGAAAGGCTGA